The DNA region CGGTCGTCCCGCTGGTTCCGCAATTGGGGTCGGGACGACAGGCGTGCTGCAGAAGCGGGGAACCGGGAGTTTTGGAAATTGACAATCTCACGGAAGTCGTTTATTATTGATGTTTTGCGGCATTGTTGGAGAAAGGGGGGGGCTGGCCCGGAGATATGTTCGACCAATTGACCGACAGGCTTTCCCTGGTTTTCAAGAAGCTGAGGGGCCACGGCAAGCTCACAGAAAAGAATATCCAAGAGGCTCTGAGGGAGGTCAGGCTCGTGCTCCTGGAGGCTGACGTCAACTTCCGGGTAGTCAAGGAATTCATAGAGGCGGTCCGGAGCCGTTCGATCGGTGAGGAGGTGATGGCCAGTCTGACCCCAGCCCAACAGGTGATCAAGATCGTTCATGAGGAACTCGTTGCTCTCATGGGTGAGGAAGCACGCCGGATCAAGCTGTCGGGTCCTTCCCCGGTTCCGGTGATGTTGGTGGGACTCCACGGGTGCGGGAAAACCACAACTACCGCCAAGCTGGCCAGGCTTTTGAAGAAGGAGGGACGTCTCCCCTATATGGTGCCAGCCGATGTCTACAGGCCGGCTGCGGTGGAACAGCTGAAGACCCTGGCCTCCCAGATCGAGGTGGACTTCTACGAGCCCGGCGAGGGTGAAACCCCCGTGGTGATCTGCCAGCAGGCAAGAAATCGGGCCATCAGGCAGGGCTTCGACACTCTGCTCATCGATACGGCAGGGCGGCTTCACATCGATGAAACCCTGATGAAGGAGCTTCGAGAGATGAAGAAGGCCCTCTTGACAGGAGAGGTCCTTCTCGTGGCCGACGCGATGACCGGGCAGGATGCGGTAAACATAGCCAAGAGGTTCAACGACGAGCTGGGCATCGACGGGGTGATTCTTACCAAGATGGACGGTGATGCCCGGGGTGGGGCGGCACTGTCGATCAGGGCAGTAACCGGCAAGCCGATTACCTACATCGGGGTCGGTGAGAAGATAGACGCCCTGGAACTCTTTCATCCTGATCGAATGGCGTCCCGGATTCTCGGCATGGGAGATGTACTCTCCCTTATCGAAAAGGCCGAGGCAGCCTTCGACGAGAAGAAGGCTAGAGAGCTCGAAAGAAAGATTCGAAAAGCCGAGTTCACTCTTGAGGATTTCAGAGACCAGCTCCGCCATATTCGAAAGATGGGCTCTCTGGAGGGGCTCCTTCAGATGGTGCCGGGTCTGAGTCGGCTGGGCGGCCTGGGATCCTTCCAGGGTGCAGAGAGAGAGTTGGTGAAAATCGAGGCCATTATCAATTCGATGACGCCCCAGGAGAGGAGAAACCATACCATCATCAACGGGAAGAGACGGCTGCGGATTGCCAGGGGCAGTGGGACTACGGTCCAGGATGTCAATCGCCTGCTCAAGCAGTACATGGCGGCTCGGAAGATGCTCAACAGGATGAAGAAAGGACGAATGGGCGGCCTGTCGAGGGGGATGCTTCCCTTGTCCTAGGCGGCCACATTCGGCAGGGGTTCCAAATCCATAA from Deltaproteobacteria bacterium includes:
- the ffh gene encoding signal recognition particle protein; the protein is MFDQLTDRLSLVFKKLRGHGKLTEKNIQEALREVRLVLLEADVNFRVVKEFIEAVRSRSIGEEVMASLTPAQQVIKIVHEELVALMGEEARRIKLSGPSPVPVMLVGLHGCGKTTTTAKLARLLKKEGRLPYMVPADVYRPAAVEQLKTLASQIEVDFYEPGEGETPVVICQQARNRAIRQGFDTLLIDTAGRLHIDETLMKELREMKKALLTGEVLLVADAMTGQDAVNIAKRFNDELGIDGVILTKMDGDARGGAALSIRAVTGKPITYIGVGEKIDALELFHPDRMASRILGMGDVLSLIEKAEAAFDEKKARELERKIRKAEFTLEDFRDQLRHIRKMGSLEGLLQMVPGLSRLGGLGSFQGAERELVKIEAIINSMTPQERRNHTIINGKRRLRIARGSGTTVQDVNRLLKQYMAARKMLNRMKKGRMGGLSRGMLPLS